The region CTCCATTCTTGAAGCTGTGTTGATGGTGTCGCCGAACAGACAGTAGCGCGGCATTTTCACCCCCACCACTGCGGCCACCGCAGGGCCTGAGGAATATCCATGAAAAACGTCAAATCACTCTTTCTCCATATTTTATACAGCAAAAGTGATTTACCAGGAATACCATTaaacttcattatgtatatcagATGAATAGTGAAATGGAATAGAAACACACACCCTGTCCTTCAAAGTAGGTATGATTTTCTTAAGCATTTCTTTTAATCGGTTCAGATATGTCGAATTTGTTATCAAATAAAGCtcatgataataaaaaaaaattatgaaaatcatataTATGATTTTTATGTTCTCGTTTTGTGAATATTATTTCATAGCATTTTAAGTCATAGCCGCttttatatatatgcatatattcATCTGAAGCACAGCCATTAGGCACCCatatgagtaatgaggctgttataGTGTCTTTTAGTATGTTATATTCTGAAggcaaaaaaatgataacagtaCGTGTCTCTGTGCACGTGCGTTTTACATCTTACACCTATCCTGTAAAAACAAAAGGAGTGGTGCTATCTTGACAATTGTTTGAAAGGATATTACATAAATGCTAATATAATCACAATACGCGTAGATCAGCGGGTTTATACTCCACGCTTAAACGAATGGCGTCAGCGTCGCCTTGGTACACGCGTCAACAGCCTTCCGGTGTGATGTCTAATGAGGTCCTTGATGTCGTTACATCCTGTGCCTGTAGGGCGCGGCGCGCTGTTGTAGACGTGAAGTGCGCCTTCGCGGTACGCTCCCGGCTTGGGTTGTTCTGACAAAGAGCTTTAACTTACTACGAGCCGGAGAGGATTGTAGGGACAGATTAAAcccctatctcactgaagctgcggcGCGTTGGTAGCCTCGCTgcatcctaaattggatttgtgttacccttgccCTCATGATGTGAATATCATATAAAACGTAcaggtatgactaaaaagacaacaaaactcacaAGGCGTGAATAACCCGATTCTTATCGATGAAACTCGTTGAGCACGCTGTCTGATCGCTCGATCGCCGCGATGTCGCCAACGtactgcgggtccagtgagataggggctttatcATCATACTGGTTATACATTTAAAGATATTTGTGCTTTATTATATTTTGAAGTTGCGTTTTGATATTCTGAGCATGAAAAGGTCCATGCGTATGCTGTTTTTCATTTTGCGGTAAGTTGTTGAGGACATGATACCCTGTATGTTTTCAGGGTACGCCCCGGGCTTCAGTTTCATTAGACAAAAAAGACAGGTTTTAGGGTACGAGCCAGAgatctaagggccctgtcacacgtgtgcgtatattcaagtgcgcgtgagttgcgcattaacatttttttggtttaagtaaggtttgcggggaagaaattgctttctactttgacccaccgttgtgcagcctagtgatcgaaaaTAAGAAatgacttattcggctgcaaacttattatataataacctaaaccaaaaacatgttaatacgcaactcatgcgggcttgcaTATacccacaagtgtgacaggggctctaAGGATCGTGATTAAGGTGTGGGTTGTGCCTGTAAAATATCTGCGGTCAGTCCGTGCATATATTTTTTGTCTTCGAATggtttctgcatttttatgtCTTTGAGTTTATAATTGTATTccttatttgtatttgtttttcacaaaaCCCCGTTCCCCGCCACTCACTGCCTCTAGCTCTACCTCCAACGTGCCTTAGAACTTTTCCTTTGCTGCTGCGCcgtttttatcttttttaatcAAAGCAAAGGTCGCTTATTAATCCCACGTCGTGTCCAGTAACAAGAGTCAGATATCGTGTAACAAACACCTGCTGGTACCTTTTAACTAATTTCGATCACTACGGAAACGGACATATTGCCCTTGGCAGTTTCGTCTCCTTTCAAAGATTTTCTCTCCTTTAAGTGAAGAGATACGTGCGCCTACGTGAATGtatgaaatatcataaggaAACTCATTCAGCAATAAAGGATTTCATGATTTTGATCTAATTTGAGTAATATGAGGAGACAAAAATGATGCACTGGGTATGCTATACGAGCACACATAAAGAGCATATCACTTGTACAGTCTGTACTATCGTTGGCACAAAATTGTATGCTTATTCACATGGACATTTGAGGCCTCCCCTCTaagattttctttcctttaagTAAAGAGTAAAGAGATATGTGCAGCCTACGtgaatgtatgaaatgttaTGGGGAAACACATTCAGTAATCAAAAGGTATTCACAATTTTGATCTAATTTGAGTAATAAGAGGAGACAAAAATGATGCCTTTGGTTTGCAATACGAGCACACATAAAGAGCGTATCACTTGTACAACCGTTGTTACAGAATTACTTTTGATAATACATACTGTTGTATATGCTTATTTGCAGGGAACACTGGAAAATTCGAAGAAATTCTCAAAAATAAATTTTTGCATGGTTGAATGCATGGTTATGTAGACTGGCAAAAGACATCGACGGAAAAGATTAGAACGATTAATTCAATTAGAATCAATGATTTTACAGTATTTAGCGTTTCCAGTTGCAGGCTGTTTCAGACTGTTTCTAATGATGATAAATGCACAGCACGTAAGTCTGCATGGCAGCCCGTCCAATGAGCGACAAGTTGCGGGAGGCTAAAAATATCGCAAAGCTGCGAAGTGTTTATCTTATTAGGATATTTACTATGGCCTCGTGTTGTGGTAAGTTTGCTTGACAGTCCCAAGAATTCTGTTCACCCCGATAGCCAAAATGAGAAACGTTAACAGAAAGTTTTGATGCCGTTTTTCGATTATGTCAAGCGTTCGTAAtgtaatttcattttcattgacCAGTCATATCTTTGTAGAACCAGATTGCAGATAACATTGTCAATCTCCCAGTTCCCATAGTCGCTAACATAGACTTTTTACGGACCCCGATGCATGTACTGGTACGCAGGGCACTATGGGCAGCGCAGAAGGAAAAAGTCAAATGCACTGGATGGGGTTTGGGCCCTACGACTTTTTTGATAGGGGCGTTTTATTCACCCAACCTGGGTTTTATGTGCCAGGGTTGACTCCCCAGGACTTCTATACAGACTGTCTTCCCTGAGTTTCTAttcagggttttccttccctgtgaTTTCGATTTTGCATATATCGATTCTCGGTTTGGTACATATTCAATATCGAAATCATTATAAATATTTTACAAATGTTACAAGAATAAGTACATTCTACTAGACCCATTTGCAGACTGAGAAAAGTATAACAAAATtgcccattattttttttttcataggaATTGGCGGGCAGTCCCTGTGCTACCAAAAGTGCCCCGCGCTTCCCAACATGCAACGCGATCCGTCTGGatttcaaaattgttttaaaaaagtgAATATCTGTGGGCCCCACCGGTATGTATTCCAATGCGCAGGCGCAGCCTCTTGTTGGGCGAGTGTGGGATGGTGACCTCATCAATGGCGACCAGCAGGTCCAGCGCCATGATGGCGATCTGCTCGGCGTGACGGTCTGCGTTCCGCTCGGGGACGCCGCTCGCCACCATGTACCTGCAACGAGacatggattatgcaaattagagtcTCTTTTGCATAAGGGAGGAGAAATATTATAATAGCATTTTTTCAATATGAGACTTGAACTTATTTTGGTAATGAATATCATTAACTGacataatatatgcaaattaggacgtTATTTGTAAAGGTTAGCATCATTTTGCGAAGGTATAAAATCGTGAAGTTCTAGTGGACCTGGTGTGAAATAGTCGGCAACTAATTTTTCAATAATATGAATCCTTTTAGTTTTTTTATGATACTGTCGTACATTTGTAATAAAAACGTTGCTTTTTAAACGTTTCATCCCCCCTCAAAAGGAATCATGACATGCTAGGACATATCGTTGACCGGTCAGTGACATGGCACTACCGTTTCAAATGACAACGAGACGAAAATGCGACACTGCGAGTTCTCACGAGAGTTGGCACGAGATTTGCTGCGTGATTACGTACCCGTCCCCGATGGTCTCGACCTTGTAGACGTCGTACAGCTGGATGCGGATGTCGAAACAGACGTACAGAGAGTTGAGGATCTCCACCACTTGCATGGGCGTGCAGGACGCCGCGATGTTCGTGAAACCAACAATGTCCGAGAAGAACACTGTCACCTGAGAAGAAATCGTCATAATTGTGCGTTGGTGAATTTTAGTATGTTGCTACTTTTGTAGTAACAATACTTAAAAATGGTTGCATCAAAAGATGGCTTGGGTTTATGCCCTATCTGCAAATACAGACCTATCCTGTAGCTCAGCCCATCTCTGTCAAAACGCAGAAATGTATAATAAAGATATAAAAATGCAACTTTTTGATGAACGTGCAGtctctctctcattggtcgtaCGGCTCATGGTCATGATAAcattggttgaactgataattgtgatagacagtcGAGTAGACGTTCAGTCTTCAAACGAAGGCATGGATATTGCTGGAAATCGTTTGTCAATTCCGAGCGATCCCTTCCagaatttaaaaataaaaagacaaacagcAGAATGAATACCTCGACGGGAAGTGAAAAATCAATATCCAGTTGCATATGATTATCATTTTTCAGTCAAAGTTGCACAATGTCTTCCAAATACATAGAAATGCAAGTAATAAAACACCAAAATCGCCCTTTGAATTCTTTAAACTAATCAGCTACATTTGGCAACAAAACAACACGGTAAGATATATTTGCTCAAATTGATCGCTACCTGATCGTAGCTCTCTGCTTCGACCGGCTGACGCTTCTTGAGTTGATCAGCGATTATGGGCGGTAACATTTCGTGCAGCAGCCGGTCGGTCAGCTTCTTCTCCTTGCGCAGTTCCTAGGtacagtaaacaaacaaacaagcaaacaaagaaacgttATGACAAGTTGCTTTTTTGAGTACGTAAAATGCAGTGCAAACAAAATGGCAGAGCATATTAACACATCAAGTCAGTATTGTTTTTACAGTTGATGGAAACTGCAACGTGCGGCCCTGTAGCAAAGCGCAAAATTCTCGAAATTAAACTTATCATTATTAATGAATAACTGTGACAAAAACAGTTCCAcatatttttggcgacacctcagagGTGGTGACTCCTTTGTAGAGTTGGATATATtttcttcaattcaattttgtttCTAGAAAACGCTCGAGTCTTTAAATGATTAGATAGTAACAACCAACCAGGTCATTTCGTTACATTGTCAGATCGCTACAGTTCGTTTTGCTACATagcaagtcgtttcgctacattgcgtttggctacatgtagctatgtaGCGAGACGACTTCTGTCATATAGCTAAACGATTTCTGCCATGTTGCGAAACGACTTCTACCATGTAGAGAACCATCGACGATATAGCGAAAGGACCAATCGCTCAACAGAGACTTAATTACCTCTGTTCTCTGCTCTAACATGGCGGCGAAGTTTTTGACCCAAACGATCATCTTGTGGACCAGCGACACCACGCTGAAGAAACAGAGCACGACTACAACAGACAGGGAGGTCTGCAGCGCCAGGGTCCGGTACAGGTGGGTCATCTGGTGGGACACCTCCGCCGTGGTGAAGTCTGACAGGTACACCTGGCAACTGCGCAGACTGCGGGGGTAAGACGGAGATATTTAATGCTTCTAGATGGGTAGTTTCAAGGCATTGTAGATATATTTTCAACCTTGTGCTTCATTCCTGTCTCGTATGTCtggacaaataaataaactgcaACAGTTTGTGACAAATGAGAGTAGCAGCTTCGGTGCATTTCTTAGTCTGTTGTACTGTAGTCTATAGCTGTCCCTGGTTCTGAAAACACAGTGCCTCCCACTGAACACTACCCAAAGGAAAGCACCagtggttcagcaccaaggacaggcacatcACCGTAGTTTTTGTTTCAACCTAAATTTCCCCTTGCCAGCATCAGACCTTATTCAAATCCACAAAACATATCATTCCAAGTAGTCATCTTGGCCCTACCACAGGCAATTATTCGAAATTAATTTTGACCAAAATCGCCCAGCAAATCCTAAGCCAAATTGgctgttgtcatttttttttttaaagaaaaaagaaatatgcTTGTCGGAGTATGTACTTTGCACTAGAAAAGTTGCCTTGGTAGTTTATCACCGAATCAAGATAAATTTAAATCAGGAAGGATGCGTACCTCTGGACGAACTCTGTGATGTTTTCGTACCACGTGACGGACTCGTTAAAACTCGGAGTGACGGGCCGATTCTGCCCGAGCGCCTCCCACCACGTGGTCGTCCCCGCCCCCCGCAGCAGCTCCAAACCCAGCCCGAACTCCTCGCTACAGCGCATGCCCGTACCCTGAGAGAAACGTTGGCTAGACGCCAGAAACTCGTTGCTGTGGAGATAACATCAAAAGGGATGAGGAAGGAGTACTAGTAGTTTAAAATATAACAGAGCTTGCAATTGATAGAAAAGAGTAAGTGGCGTCGAAAGGAATTGCCAAGTGGCTAAGCTAGCGGACGCGAGATCGACAGGTCccaggttcgattcccggcgTACCTGGCAAGACGTTGTGTCTTTAGCTTGGGAAAGATTTATACGACTTTTCTCaaaccacagtgactgtaagAATAGGTACAtgatttcggttggggaggtaacagACGGTGAAAGGAAAAGAATGATccctgccttccaataccgtgccctagacacagtggataacaacccattgaCACTACGGCCTCAAAAGACCATGGGGCTACCTACAAACTTTTTTTAGTACAGCCACAACAACCTATCTTTATGCTGATTACATCCAAATGCGATAAAAGTATGCAATTGCAATGATAGATAATCTTGTTTAACTCCATTCCTATCTGCTCCTGCTCTAAGATTTTATGTATTAGTGAACCGCACGATTATAtgtggtttgatttgatttgatttgattgtaagttgattgatttattgccgTTAAATCAGAATTCCAGACAGAAGTTGATTTGATGCAAATCACGGGTTTGTTCCCCAGATGGAGAACGCGAAACAACGTACTAagtctgaataaaaagactctttttacacaaccaagagatctattccaccgacgtttcggtgaccatcgatatctgtcaccttcttcagggcaattctgactggttcacatgtACTATTCacgatgaaactattcacgaacgTCCTAAGTCTGTGGGCGTCCTAACCTGTGATAGTCCGAGTGGGACATCAGCATGAAGAGAGTGTCGGGCAGCCCGCCCTGTGAGTAGTACTGGCCGCCCCAGATCCGCACTCTGTCGGCGTGGTCAGCGGCCACCAGTAGGTCAACGTACGCCATCAGGATCTGTACAGCACGGATACCACACGTATAcctttagtacatgtacaagctatACGCATAGTTGGAAGCTAGCAGCATGTCCATACATTCATATGTCAACAcgatacatgtacgtataaaAGACCGACGATGTGGAGAATTAGTTTTGAAGATCTTCTGATAAACAAATCAGTTAAAGGTACGTTTTGCTTATCCAAGCTCTGTGTGAAGCTTTGGCGAAAAAATAGTCATTCCGTAGTTGACGATAGTAAGATATTGatgatattatatatatgtatacagtatattatCAATAGTAAGGCTTTACAAGCCAGGTTGAAGAACGAATCGAAATATTCTAACACTTTAATTTGGAGTTGACAACACTAAAAGATGCTCATACCCCGTAGTAGTATGTAGTTTCCTGTTAACTAGAATAAAATGCTGCCAAATCTGTTGTGATGATGAAGGCCCCACCTGCCAGACGTTGTTACGATCCTCTGATCTCACGCTTTTCTCTACCCACAGGATGAGGCGGGAGATGGCCTGTGTGTAGAAGGTCATCATCTCCGCACACGTGCCGCCGGTCTCGATCTTGGTGCGGTGCAGGTTGAGCTGGCGCAGGAAGTTCTCGCGAGAGTGGAAGGCGCTGGACGGGGGGATGTGTTCGATATACTTGTCCGGCCAGCCGAGGATTTCTACAGGGTCAAATGGTGCATCAGTTATATGCAACGACTGTAATCttgatttctactctttccataCACAAACGATGCGTAAACACAACTCTCGCGAGCTTTGGTAATATCTCGCGAGAGTTGGGCTGCCATCTTGATCCACTGATTAACTTGAGTATTTAGAAGTAGCTATAGGTTTTAGGAGATTGGGTTTTAGATCGTTGACAGATGATATAGATCATTCACGTTCTTCCCACCTGTAATATCAGTGTCGGTGGCTTCAAACGCTTCATAAACTCGACTCAGCACGAGTCCAATGTCCTGGTCGCTGTGCCGTTGCTTGGAGACGATGAGTAGTGCCGTGAGGCCTCTCTCCTCTATCAGGCTATATATGGCGTGCATTacctgggtggggaggggggcattagaACGAGTGAAAATACATTCAGCATAGGGCATATGCAAGTGCAAAGCAGCATACCTTTTATATTTTTTCCGTCggcagtattttttttattacactTCCTTTACAAGTGTTAAAAATAACACTGGGCTTGACGACACCATTCACAAGACAAGCTTTTATGCATTACAGATGCGCTATGTAAGCTATAACAAAAAGAGATTTCCTGACTCATGCTCTAACTTCTTAGAAAGTAAGTTCCTGGATCACATTATTACTTTCTGTTACCTTTTGTCTTAAATGTTATTCTAACAAGTCATATTACTCTTTGagaaagagggggggggggcagagacTGACAGAGATAAAGGCCGGTTGATGACAGATGAAGGTCGTCTGCTGAAGGTTGTTCTAAATGTTTCATTATGTACAATAATGGTAATTTTGTGCTAATATGTTTTATCCAAAGTAGCTTAGAGTCCTTGACGAACCCATTCTATCTCTGCCCAAGAAATCTTCAATAGCACATGGCCTACGTGGCTGGCACCACGAGAAGAAAACAGCTGTTCCCCTTTTAGTCATTTTTGAAGAGGACCCAGCTTTACTGATCATTTATTTGAGCTAACAACACCACTGCTATCTAGGTCGCTTCTGACGCACGGTAAGGAGAAATCTTTGCCTTCAAGGAGAAACACGTGCCCGCTAATTGAGCTGTGCAATCATTTTTTCTGACCCATTTATAAGGTTTCAGGTATAATTAAGGTAAAACTATTTCAGTTCTAAAGTCTCCAGGGACTATATGACTAttctaaaaaaatcaaaatacaaaaaatgtcgCACTTTAGTTTTGCATTTTTCTGACCCATCTATGAATTCTTATCCATAATCAGggtaaaaatatttcaaattcttAAGTCTCCGAGGAATATATGACTATTCTACCTTAGTATGGCATTTGTCTGACCCATCTATAAAGTCTCACACGCAATCAGGGTAAAATATTTCTAATTCTCAAGTATCCGGGGGAAAAATATATTACTATtctaaaaaatttaaaaaaataccaaaaataTCGTACCTTAGTTTTGCATTTTTCTGGCTCGTCTATAAAATCTCAGACATACTGAAGGTAAACATAGTACACATTTTAAAGTTTCCGGGGAATTTATGACGattccaacaaaaaaaactttacaaaaAATGTCGTACCTTAGTTCGCCATTCCGTGCGTTCGTGTATTTGAGAAGTGAGATAGACCATCTCTACAGTACTCTTCAGGTATAACACCACCAGTACCAGGATACCCACCGATCCCAGTAAACACACCAGGGAGATCAGGATTACCTGTGAAACAGATAGTGTCAGTTGAAAAGATGGAAGcttatttgtctgttttttttttgtctgtttgtttgttcattagATAAACTGCTGTAAGCATTAGCACCAGGGCTAGGAAGAGTGTTCACAGTGATCGCAGTTGGAAAATAATCGGCTAATTTTGCAAGGCTGTTGTGTTGTTATCTAATGTTAATTGCTTTGACGTACACGTATCGGTaggcatatattatgcaaatcagaatctcatttgcataatctgtaagaaaatgctagaatagccttcttccTAAAGATTAGATTTTCCTACGATGgacaaattcaattttttgtgtggagAAGATGACCGACTGCAATGATGAATGCAAatgtggaccttatttgcattatcaTTGAAAAACATTCATGATGTGTCAGTcgtgaaggttaacatcatttggtgaaggtatgaagtcgtggaactctagtgtaTTTTGCGGCAGCTGTTACATTCACCGTAGTGTTTCCATCGCCGGCTCTTTCCTCACTCATAACGCAAAAATAAACCTCTTCACTTAGCGTAGGTTAGGTATAACATCGCAGCCAGTCCGGATGCTCTCAACGAATCTGTAATAATTAGAGATACATGTGGATATAGCAAATCCACTAGTTCTCAACTTCTTATCTCAGTAAATCAGATCACAGTCAAGACGCTTTCAGTGAGTAGTTGTCACCTCCTTTAGCATAATGGAGGTATAGATATTGTTCCGTGTCCggttatttgtttgtgtgtgtgtgtgtttccggagtTATAcattaagaacctctggatggattatgttggtatttggtatgtgggtaggcgtTAGGGTCGGGATGGTCAAAGTATATTTTAGCCCCCCCCTGGTAagtgtccttggtactgcagcagaacttccgattTTGGTATCCTGGACGTGCTACTGTTTGTACATTTCTGAGAAAATCTTTAAACGCTGAAAACATGTACCCAATTGCTTGCGAAATTTGGCTCTGTAGTTGTACGTTTTATGTTTCAATGGTAAAGTAAAAAGGCAACGACAGAATGTACTAACGAGCATCTCATGTCAAAGCGTGCAATCTTGGTGAAAGCTATGAATGTGAAGTGTGGTACGGCCTTTGTGTGTGTTCAAACTTTTTTGAGCtgttttttgtcaattttgtgtgCTAACTGAAACTTAACAAATCAGGTTTAATTCCAAGTGACTACTCTTTCATACATAAATGTGTGTTacatttttcatatcaatttgCTTTTCTTGAAAACCTaaattgaaaattaaaaacaattcTTAGTCATGCACTGGGTCTTATAATAAGAGACTTTTAGTTGATCTGTAAAGTTCAAACAGAAAGACTGGGAATGAAACAACATTCGTGGTTGCAACATATTTGCTTTGATGCCAGATGTTGTTTTTCTGGTTATCTTCAAGTTGGTTTTCATGTGCGCCATATGTTAGTACttcaataaacaatacaaatatcACTACCACATGTAGCGCTTGGCGGGAAGTGAATGAACAATGCTGCATACACGACCGACCCACGTACTGTCGTTACACGTGCAGCTCAATGAATTATGACAACAGCATGTGGAAAGTACGTTGGAGAATGGCGTTGGTAGCTGCTAAATAAAGTCAGGAATAATTGACACTCACTGTCTGTTTCTTGCGTTACTGACGCAAATGACGGCGTATCTACCATGAGAAGTTCGACGCCTCGTTATGTCTAATAGGCAGGCGTAACTTCAGCCATACACTTTGGCTTTTTTCTTCGAAAGGATCTATAATTTTTGGCTACATCTTTCAGGAGTTTAAGGCAGCTTTCTTAGACCAGGTCAACTAGATAACGTGGAATGCATAAGTCGGCAGTTAACGGACCTTACAGCTATTTTACAGACTTTGTTCAGCGCAAGGTGGGTCGCAAATGACGGCAGCAAACACTGTTTTCTTGTTCCGTTAGAAAGTCAAAAACAAATGTGAAACATCGTAAAAACGTAAAAACGTCAATTTCtagtcttatacatgtatgttgctaaTCTGAATGTCTTATTCAAACGGTACCGGAGGTTACTGAATTGGGCGTCAGCTGGCATAAACAACCACACACATCCTACAACGACAATGTTACGACGTGGCTTTTAGAGAGTCTTGATAGCTTGCTTCATCCGTCAACCGACCATTCTTGGGACTCAGTTATCATGGTTTTCGTTTTgaatg is a window of Branchiostoma lanceolatum isolate klBraLanc5 chromosome 8, klBraLanc5.hap2, whole genome shotgun sequence DNA encoding:
- the LOC136440693 gene encoding uncharacterized protein, which produces MEWIMQRATRRIAVPVDSLQVMHAIYSLIEERGLTALLIVSKQRHSDQDIGLVLSRVYEAFEATDTDITEILGWPDKYIEHIPPSSAFHSRENFLRQLNLHRTKIETGGTCAEMMTFYTQAISRLILWVEKSVRSEDRNNVWQILMAYVDLLVAADHADRVRIWGGQYYSQGGLPDTLFMLMSHSDYHSNEFLASSQRFSQGTGMRCSEEFGLGLELLRGAGTTTWWEALGQNRPVTPSFNESVTWYENITEFVQSLRSCQVYLSDFTTAEVSHQMTHLYRTLALQTSLSVVVVLCFFSVVSLVHKMIVWVKNFAAMLEQRTEELRKEKKLTDRLLHEMLPPIIADQLKKRQPVEAESYDQVTVFFSDIVGFTNIAASCTPMQVVEILNSLYVCFDIRIQLYDVYKVETIGDGYMVASGVPERNADRHAEQIAIMALDLLVAIDEVTIPHSPNKRLRLRIGIHTGPAVAAVVGVKMPRYCLFGDTINTASRMESSSLLAHNCQPNCPHAQKIQVSQETYTALRKKDCFIMQPRGEVDIKGKGKMKTYWLIGHKNHREMDVETSLVCSHQRSTRFLAKEHSLDRQRYSVPNLHDHFEPLFYTEDEPVSSPDTPTSRGNTLRTPYNGLISRSGKVWPA